One segment of Panicum virgatum strain AP13 chromosome 3K, P.virgatum_v5, whole genome shotgun sequence DNA contains the following:
- the LOC120700479 gene encoding AAA-ATPase At3g50940-like, translating into MPSHEKALAAAASAAASLMLVRSVANELLPDELLNALRSGAGYLRSRVSSRHTITVERKLDTFTHNHVYEAVRIYLAGHANIRAQQHLCVSSVDEDEEMTVALADGEEMVDVYDGVEFRWCHIYHSVPTGDSGGHGGNGKQLEAHSFEVTFHKKHKEKALNAYLPFIVATAKALMQQERALQIHMNEVLDVWSPMDLHHPSTFDTLAMDLKLKQSIVDDLNRFVKRKDYYKRIGKAWKRGYLLYGPPGTGKSSLIAAMANHLRFDIYDLELTAVESNSYLMRLLVGISSRSILVVEDIDCTIKLQQREGGEEDINSDSSDQEKEKGRDRVTLSGLLNFVDGLWSAGGEERIIVFTTNYKERLDPALLRPGRMDMHIYMGYCTPESFRILAKNYHLIDYHAMYPEIEKLIDEVMVTAAEVAEVLMRNDDADVALHDLVDVLKSKSNDASSVINTEHISANNQQDEEQDDGDDD; encoded by the exons ATGCCATCCCACGAGAAggccctcgccgcggcggcgtcggccgcaGCGTCCCTCATGCTGGTGCGCAGCGTGGCGAACGAGCTGCTGCCCGACGAGTTGCTAAATGCGCTGCGCTCCGGCGCCGGCTACCTGCGCTCGCGCGTGTCCTCGCGGCACACCATCACCGTCGAGAGGAAGCTCGACACCTTCACCCACAACCATGTCTATGAAGCCGTCAGGATCTACCTCGCCGGGCACGCCAACATAAGGGCGCAGCAGCACCTGTGCGTCAGCAGCGTGGACGAAGACGAGGAGATGACGGTCGCCCTGGCGGACGGCGAGGAGATGGTCGACGTGTACGACGGCGTCGAGTTCAGGTGGTGCCACATCTACCACAGCGTCCCCACAGGCGACtctggcggccacggcggcaaTGGCAAGCAGCTCGAGGCCCACTCCTTCGAGGTGACCTTCCACAAGAAGCACAAGGAGAAAGCCCTCAACGCGTACCTCCCGTTCATCGTGGCCACGGCCAAGGCCCTGATGCAGCAGGAGAGAGCCCTCCAGATACACATGAACGAGGTCTTGGACGTCTGGTCTCCGATGgacctccaccacccatcgaCCTTCGACACGCTTGCCATGGACCTCAAGCTGAAGCAGTCCATCGTCGATGACCTCAACAGGTTCGTCAAGAGGAAGGATTACTATAAGAGGATCGGCAAGGCATGGAAGCGGGGTTACCTGCTCTACGGCCCACCTGGGACCGGCAAGTCCAGCCTGATCGCGGCTATGGCCAACCATCTCAGGTTCGACATCTATGATCTCGAGCTGACTGCGGTCGAGAGCAACTCGTACCTCATGAGGCTCCTTGTCGGCATTAGCAGCCGATCAATTCTCGTGGTTGAGGATATCGACTGCACCATCAAACTGCAGCAGCGGGAGGGGGGCGAGGAAGACATCAATTCAGATTCTTCAgaccaagaaaaagaaaagggacgAGACAGG GTGACACTTTCTGGACTGCTCAACTTTGTTGATGGGCTGTGGTCTGCGGGCGGGGAGGAGAGGATCATCGTGTTCACGACCAATTACAAGGAGCGGCTTGACCCGGCGCTGCTGCGGCCTGGCAGGATGGACATGCACATCTACATGGGCTACTGCACCCCTGAGTCGTTCCGGATCCTTGCCAAAAACTACCACTTGATCGACTACCATGCCATGTATCCGGAGATCGAGAAGCTGATCGATGAGGTGATGGTGACCGCTGCAGAGGTTGCTGAGGTTCTGATGAGGAATGATGACGCTGATGTCGCGCTCCATGATCTTGTTGACGTCCTGAAGTCAAAATCGAATGATGCCAGCAGTGTGATAAATACCGAACACATCAGTGCAAATAACCAGCAGGATGAGGAGCAAGATGACGGAGACGATGACTAA
- the LOC120700481 gene encoding AAA-ATPase At3g50940-like has protein sequence MSSSSGSYEKYITAAASVAATAMVVRSVVSELVPYEVRDLLYAAGRYLRSRVSSRHTVVIDEAEGLSANQIYDAARTYLAARISTDMPRLRVSRVDEAQGIMVGMEQGEEMVDVHDGVEYTWNLVSRDNTPSATAASRAAGTAGTGAKTRGRLEIKSFEVSFHKKHKDKALKSYLPHIVATAKAMKDQHRSLKMHMIEYDAWTAVDLRHPSTFDTLAMDKKLKRSVMDDLERFVKRKDYYRRIGRAWKRGYLLYGPPGTGKSSLIAAMANYLKFDIYDLELTEVKCNSDLRRLLVGMSNRSILVVEDIDCSIELQQREDGEKRARSSSAGEENDDKVTLSGLLNFVDGLWSTSGEERIIVFTTNYRERLDPALLRPGRMDMHIHMGYCTAESFRILARNYHSVENHAMYPEIEQLIEEVMVSPAEVAELLMRNENSDVVLQDLLEFLKAKRKEISESKAANENGNE, from the exons ATGTCGTCCTCGAGCGGGAGTTACGAGAAGTACATCACCGCGGCGGCGTccgtggcggcgacggccatgGTGGTGCGCAGCGTCGTGAGCGAGCTGGTCCCCTACGAGGTCCGCGACCTGCTGTACGCCGCCGGGCGCTACCTCCGGTCCCGCGTCTCCTCGCGCCACACGGTGGTGATCGACGAGGCCGAGGGCCTCTCCGCCAACCAGATCTACGACGCCGCGCGCACCTACCTCGCCGCCCGGATCAGCACCGACATGCCGCGCCTCCGCGTCAGCCGCGTCGACGAGGCGCAGGGGATCATGGTCGGCATGGAGCAAGGCGAGGAGATGGTCGACGTCCATGACGGCGTCGAGTACACCTGGAACCTCGTCTCCCGGGACAACAcccccagcgccaccgccgcctccagggCCGCGGGCACCGCTGGCACCGGCGCCAAAACCAGGGGCCGTCTCGAGATCAAGTCGTTCGAGGTCAGCTTCCACAAGAAGCACAAGGACAAGGCACTCAAATCGTACCTCCCGCACATCGTCGCCACGGCCAAGGCCATGAAGGACCAGCACCGGAGCCTCAAGATGCACATGATCGAGTACGACGCCTGGACAGCCGTCGACCTCCGCCACCCGTCTACCTTCGACACGCTCGCCATGGACAAGAAGCTGAAACGGTCTGTCATGGATGACCTTGAGAGGTTCGTCAAGAGGAAAGACTACTACAGGAGGATCGGCAGGGCATGGAAGCGAGGTTACCTGCTCTACGGGCCACCTGGGACCGGCAAGTCAAGCCTGATCGCCGCAATGGCGAATTACCTCAAGTTTGACATATATGATCTTGAGCTGACCGAGGTCAAATGCAACTCGGACCTCCGGAGGCTTCTTGTCGGGATGAGCAACCGATCCATCCTTGTGGTTGAAGACATTGACTGTAGCATTGAGCTGCAGCAGCGGGAAGACGGTGAGAAGCGTGCCAGGTCCAGTTCTGCAGGAGAAGAAAACGATGACAAG GTGACGCTATCTGGGCTGCTCAACTTCGTTGACGGTCTCTGGTCGACAAGCGGGGAGGAGAGGATCATCGTTTTCACCACTAATTACAGGGAGCGGCTTGACCCAGCATTACTGCGGCCTGGCAGGATGGACATGCACATCCACATGGGGTACTGCACTGCAGAGTCGTTCCGGATTCTGGCAAGGAACTACCACTcggttgaaaatcatgccatgtACCCAGAAATTGAACAGCTGATAGAGGAGGTAATGGTCTCACCTGCAGAGGTTGCTGAGCTTCTAATGAGGAACGAGAACAGTGATGTTGTGCTCCAGGATCTCCTTGAGTTCCTCAAAGCAAAGAGGAAAGAAATTAGTGAGAGCAAggctgcaaatgagaatggaaATGAATAG
- the LOC120700484 gene encoding paired amphipathic helix protein Sin3-like 4 — MLYSRSPDANHSLDGNRTKTTYMKCNVPQVGHPHNQDHEETEYNFRQRHTQRILDCFETHTKGNGESLYAQEYEGDKTDPLPEWSSSRENELPPKVNLDMYTPCTTSYYLLPKNCLTLKSGYRTELGQSTLNNTLVSATSGREDCFKFRTKNHYEENIFKCEDDMFESDMLLQRYKATADFLGNLQDNVDSTVKIQEHLTPLHRRCIEQLYDEHGLDMLDALWEKTDTSTALVILRSRLNQKIDDLSEARLSLNKMCFSIIANNYHRSLDHRSSSFKQLDKRRMSPKALLAEAREINMARLNNGDKHLSSACNNQSSLISENVPKDIELHIHNDIDKMVRCATKSCPEQKLMMIWKKLVQPFVSVNCQLPELNGTVGPNQACEHCGLGKIFLKSIPESSCANNIPLSSMRGGYPVNTANRSVSIHDACQTEIEEGEFIPDVGNIELGSMLEPGNGAASYSVPDPSEAGLSFQCPGSSIYDQGNKSGVHHESREGCNVEMGSLACSKRPAEPLDVNGSIPCCSLVVLLRLHQILCERLLVAKVLSAKVRDKSSRGSGTCDVYAGFKEELFNLLTGSTNSSSFEKYCLAFLGPKSYVLFTLNEVMGRVIKQLCKICPGAEDSSLLQPREGMKGLDPSKYISRHQHARSSPTRPTNGSLEQDHHEEGEKGSKPLDDTVKPMQNHFQRRKKRKLEAGIASISQPGADDLIS; from the exons ATGCTTTACTCCAGAAGTCCAGATGCAAATCATAGCTTGGATGGTAACCGAACAAAAACAACTTATATGAAATGTAATGTACCTCAAGTGGGGCATCCCCACAATCAAGACCATGAAGAAACAGAGTACAATTTCAGGCAGAGACATACTCAAAGGATCCTTGATTGCTTTGAAACACATACCAAAG GTAATGGAGAATCACTTTATGCACAAGAGTACGAGGGAGACAAGACTGATCCCTTACCAGAATGGAGTTCCTCAAGAGAAAATGAATTACCCCCAAAAGTGAACCTTGATATGTACACACCTTGCACTACTAGCTATTACCTACTACCAAAGAAT TGTTTAACTCTAAAATCAGGTTACCGGACCGAGCTGGGGCAGTCTACACTGAACAACACATTGGTTTCTGCTACCTCTGGGAGGGAGGATTGCTTTAAATTCAGAACTAAAAATCATTATGaagaaaatattttcaaatgcgAAGATGACAT GTTTGAGAGTGACATGCTATTGCAGCGCTACAAAGCAACCGCCGACTTTCTTGGAAATCTGCAAGACAATGTTGACAGCACTGTGAAAATTCAAGAGCATCTAACTC CATTACATAGGAGGTGCATTGAACAATTATATGATGAACATGGCCTTGACATGCTTGATGCACTGTGGGAGAAAACTGATACCAGTACAGCTCTTGTCATTCTACGTTCTCGTTTAAATCAGAAGATAGACGATTTGTCAGAGGCACGGTTATCTTTGAATAAAATGTGCTTCAGTATTATTGCCAATAATTACCACAGATCGCTTGACCATAGAAGCTCCTCCTTCAAACAATTGGATAAGAGAAGGATGAGCCCAAAAG CTTTGCTTGCTGAAGCCAGAGAAATTAATATGGCAAGGTTGAACAATGGGGATAAACATCTTTCGTCTGCTTGCAACAATCAATCAAGTTTGATTTCGGAAAATGTACCTAAAGATATTGAGCTTCACATCCACAATGACATAGACAAGATGGTTCGTTGTGCCACCAAAAGCTGTCCTGAACAAAAGCTAATGATGATTTGGAAAAAATTAGTTCAACCATTTGTTTCTGTTAATTGTCAGTTACCAGAATTGAATGGCACTGTAGGCCCCAATCAAGCTTGTGAACACTGtggtcttggcaaaatttttcTCAAGAGCATCCCTGAGTCTTCATGTGCTAATAATATTCCTTTATCTTCGATG AGAGGTGGATATCCTGTAAATACAGCCAATAGGTCTGTTTCTATACACGACGCTTGTCAGACAGAGATCGAGGAGGGTGAATTCATACCTGATGTCGGAAACATCGAGTTAGGGTCCATGCTTGAACCTGGGAATGGAGCAGCAAGTTATAGCGTTCCTGATCCCAGTGAAGCTGGGTTGAGTTTTCAGTGCCCAGGCAGTAGTATTTATGATCAGGGTAATAAATCTGGAGTGCATCATGAATCAAGAGAAGGCTGCAATGTTGAAATGGGAAGTTTAGCATGTTCCAAGAGACCAGCCGAACCGCTTGATGTGAACGGCAGTATACCTTGCTGTTCTCTGGTTGTGCTCTTAAGGCTTCACCAG ATTTTGTGTGAGAGACTACTAGTAGCAAAGGTTCTTTCGGCAAAAGTGAGGGATAAATCTTCTCGAGGTTCAGGCACTTGTGATGTATATGCAGG GTTTAAGGAGGAACTCTTTAACCTACTAACAGGCTCTACTAACAGTTCGAGCTTTGAGAAGTACTGCCTGGCTTTCCTTGGGCCGAAATCATATGTACTCTTTACTCTAAACGAGGTGATGGGCCGAGTTATCAAGCAG CTCTGCAAAATTTGTCCAGGTGCTGAAGACAGCTCGCTTCTTCAGCCCCGTGAGGGAATGAAAGGACTAGACCCATCCAAATATATATCCCGCCATCAACATGCAAGAAGC TCTCCGACTCGTCCAACAAATGGATCACTGGAGCAAGATCATCATGAGGAGGGAGAGAAAGGTAGCAAGCCTCTCGACGACACTGTGAAGCCGATGCAAAACCATTTTCAGAGAAG GAAAAAGCGGAAGCTGGAGGCGGGTATAGCGAGCATATCTCAGCCTGGCGCAGATGATTTAATCTCGTAG